In one window of Poriferisphaera corsica DNA:
- a CDS encoding glycoside hydrolase: protein MLSPIYKSTSFVLLSLLLCAQQLISQTITLQSDQYTYTIDPSSMQVTQSSPTINPITLSSPNSFFDSHQIENQQPQSAQWQYTDPQLSAHAEIVGNDLRITFSANITNNDQLIVPFPTIQEHPTDTALTLPLFEGVYIDKNATAWRTKLQEIENERLTAAFSFPAMGILGQDNMRIIIFEHQYNNKLTVTTNQQNQIAFNFARTFNRLQKDNQIYSVLFQTRPNNLLGSAIAYRQYMKQNGLFVSLKQKMAANPNIKRMIGAIQAYVWGPALVYGSDLTRPQTKQFINKLTTATPDHNPEAFWLRNQLTPEEATQLKSMTNQEWLSNYDLDLIAVMVNRILQLPDWQNATFISNKTTAQTAIPTRLRLLKNHIGTIFNDHHQWGSGISTRMIDMLQSAGIKRAHISTGGINSTNLKPQVALAADTAGYLFGPYDSYHSVHNPKATGDHTWDTAQFDLNAFEDGAIIRYDGKPIHGFKKIGRKLSPLVAMPYVKKRVNAVTANVPHNSWFVDCDAFGELYDDWNPKHEASENDGSNARLDRLRWLKQNKNLIVGSEGGSAYAAPVIDFAHGMLTPVIGWADPARTDKQSKYYVGRYYPENQPDVFFKPVPLQEKYINLYYNPAVRLPLFQALTHDSVVATHHWSNATLKYTNTINTMMLIETLYNTPPLYHLNPTQFPQNKDIIIKHAQMFNTTHQQLWDQPITNITFLNNERTIQQTQFNDSGSITANFTDQPFKFSNTIIPPRSAYIQLNKIDKNFIYTP from the coding sequence ATGCTTTCACCCATCTATAAAAGCACAAGCTTCGTTCTGCTTTCACTTCTCCTATGCGCCCAACAGCTCATTAGCCAAACCATTACCCTTCAATCCGATCAATACACCTACACCATCGACCCCTCCTCGATGCAGGTCACACAATCTTCACCAACAATCAACCCAATCACACTCTCTAGCCCAAATAGCTTTTTTGACAGTCATCAAATAGAAAATCAGCAACCGCAATCCGCACAATGGCAATACACAGACCCTCAACTCTCAGCACATGCCGAAATCGTCGGCAATGACCTGCGCATCACTTTCTCAGCCAACATCACCAACAACGATCAACTCATCGTCCCCTTCCCCACCATTCAGGAGCATCCCACAGACACCGCCCTCACACTCCCACTTTTTGAAGGTGTCTACATCGACAAAAATGCCACCGCTTGGCGTACAAAATTACAAGAAATCGAGAATGAACGCCTCACCGCCGCATTCAGTTTTCCCGCCATGGGCATCCTCGGCCAAGACAACATGCGCATCATCATCTTCGAGCATCAATACAACAACAAACTCACCGTCACAACCAACCAGCAAAATCAAATCGCTTTCAATTTCGCACGCACCTTCAATCGCCTGCAAAAAGACAACCAAATATATTCAGTGCTTTTCCAAACGCGCCCCAACAACCTGCTCGGCTCCGCCATCGCCTATCGCCAATACATGAAGCAAAACGGACTCTTCGTTTCACTTAAACAAAAAATGGCCGCCAACCCCAACATCAAACGCATGATCGGCGCCATCCAAGCCTACGTCTGGGGCCCCGCCCTCGTCTACGGCAGCGACCTCACCCGCCCCCAAACCAAACAATTCATCAATAAACTCACCACAGCCACACCCGATCATAACCCCGAAGCTTTTTGGCTACGCAACCAACTCACCCCAGAAGAAGCTACGCAACTCAAATCCATGACCAATCAGGAATGGCTGTCTAACTACGACTTAGACCTCATCGCAGTCATGGTAAACCGTATCCTTCAACTCCCGGATTGGCAGAACGCGACTTTCATTTCAAACAAAACCACCGCGCAAACCGCTATCCCCACACGCCTACGCCTCCTCAAAAATCACATCGGAACCATCTTCAACGACCACCATCAATGGGGCAGCGGCATCTCCACACGCATGATCGATATGCTCCAATCCGCAGGTATCAAACGCGCCCACATCTCCACCGGCGGCATCAATAGCACCAACCTCAAACCACAAGTCGCGCTTGCCGCCGACACAGCCGGCTATCTTTTTGGCCCATACGACTCCTACCACTCCGTTCACAACCCCAAGGCTACCGGCGATCATACTTGGGACACCGCACAGTTCGACCTCAACGCCTTCGAAGACGGTGCTATCATCCGCTATGACGGCAAGCCCATTCACGGTTTCAAAAAGATCGGACGTAAACTCTCCCCACTCGTCGCCATGCCTTACGTCAAAAAGCGTGTCAACGCCGTCACCGCCAACGTCCCCCACAACTCTTGGTTCGTCGACTGTGACGCCTTCGGCGAACTCTACGACGATTGGAACCCAAAACACGAAGCATCCGAAAACGACGGATCTAATGCTCGACTAGACCGCCTCCGTTGGCTCAAACAAAACAAAAACCTCATCGTCGGTTCAGAAGGTGGTTCCGCCTATGCCGCCCCCGTCATCGACTTCGCTCACGGCATGCTCACACCCGTCATCGGCTGGGCCGACCCCGCACGCACCGATAAACAAAGCAAATACTACGTCGGCCGTTACTACCCCGAAAACCAGCCCGATGTTTTCTTCAAGCCCGTCCCCCTTCAAGAAAAGTACATCAACCTGTACTACAATCCCGCCGTCCGCCTCCCACTCTTCCAAGCCCTCACCCACGACTCCGTCGTCGCAACCCATCACTGGTCAAACGCGACCCTCAAATACACAAATACAATCAACACCATGATGCTCATCGAGACACTCTACAACACACCCCCGCTCTACCACCTCAATCCAACACAATTCCCCCAAAACAAAGACATCATTATCAAGCACGCCCAGATGTTCAACACCACTCATCAGCAACTCTGGGATCAGCCCATCACGAACATCACATTCCTCAATAATGAACGCACGATCCAGCAAACTCAGTTCAACGACAGCGGTTCTATTACGGCCAACTTCACAGATCAACCCTTTAAGTTCAGCAACACAATCATCCCACCACGATCCGCATACATACAGCTCAATAAAATCGATAAAAACTTCATATACACACCATAA
- a CDS encoding ArnT family glycosyltransferase: MIWSKNLDQDVRQDEIVGREAGGVPWWVVGAVFVGICLVYALFADSSTLWDRDEPRFARSAWEMYETGQYVVPHFNGDFRLHKPAGVYWLMNLGIEWLGFTELAFRLPSVIGIGLTSLFTFFIGRRLFSAKTGLWGMIIFPTMLVPLVIGSFTAATADGSLIAAMTLAIWMVIEIMYCARWWHYVVLSVALGAAWLLKGPVGFAVPALMMLGAVFFGRGGVIKLKKRTWVALVIASLVGLGMFVAWGIPANEMTDGEFYREGIGKHVMARSTTAFESHGGSGLFGYLAAIPAYVPVVIVGVSPWVLFLPLGLSGLIRGYIGKAKSRAVLWGWMVGPFVMFSLVATKLPHYIAPIFPAIALMMAAAIEARVRKDSPEDEVGWLDMGKWIYLVFLGMAVLGGIVGPWVLQRGSVGVSYVLSLLLAGATVWVMMMTAKAVMSGRLYRASLLTALIFPVITLPTVYVVMPQVEANFKPSKQIALGIHEILGGEDVPIIMSGYEEPSLVFYIRRPAGEVVKETGSDTAAIYEWSRKPGTGILIVTKKNYDKTIDKYTKLPLDLLFEDETVNYSANRKPLDVMVFGRNMTNAMLGRAEAFRESHELGE, translated from the coding sequence ATGATATGGAGCAAGAATTTGGATCAGGATGTCCGACAAGACGAGATAGTTGGCCGTGAGGCGGGTGGCGTGCCGTGGTGGGTTGTGGGGGCGGTGTTTGTAGGGATATGTTTGGTCTATGCGCTGTTTGCGGATAGTTCGACGTTGTGGGATCGAGATGAGCCACGGTTTGCGCGATCGGCGTGGGAGATGTATGAGACGGGGCAGTATGTTGTGCCGCATTTTAATGGGGACTTCAGGTTGCATAAGCCTGCGGGGGTGTATTGGTTGATGAATTTGGGGATTGAGTGGTTGGGATTTACGGAATTGGCGTTTCGGTTGCCGTCGGTGATCGGGATCGGGTTGACTTCGCTGTTTACGTTTTTCATTGGACGACGTCTATTCAGCGCTAAGACAGGCTTGTGGGGGATGATTATCTTTCCAACGATGTTGGTGCCGCTGGTGATCGGTTCGTTTACGGCGGCGACGGCGGATGGGTCATTAATTGCGGCGATGACGTTGGCGATTTGGATGGTCATCGAGATTATGTATTGCGCGAGGTGGTGGCATTATGTGGTGTTGTCGGTAGCATTGGGGGCGGCGTGGCTTTTGAAGGGGCCGGTTGGGTTTGCTGTGCCGGCGCTGATGATGTTGGGCGCGGTGTTCTTTGGGCGTGGTGGTGTGATTAAGCTGAAAAAACGGACATGGGTTGCGCTGGTGATTGCGTCGTTGGTGGGTTTGGGCATGTTTGTGGCATGGGGGATTCCGGCGAACGAGATGACTGATGGCGAGTTTTATCGCGAAGGGATCGGCAAGCATGTGATGGCGCGTTCGACAACGGCGTTTGAATCGCATGGCGGGTCGGGACTATTTGGGTATTTAGCGGCGATACCGGCGTATGTGCCGGTGGTGATTGTGGGGGTTTCGCCGTGGGTTTTGTTTTTGCCTTTGGGTTTGTCGGGATTGATCAGGGGTTATATTGGGAAGGCGAAATCGAGGGCTGTGTTGTGGGGTTGGATGGTTGGGCCGTTTGTGATGTTTTCGCTGGTAGCGACGAAGTTGCCGCATTATATTGCGCCGATATTTCCAGCAATTGCATTGATGATGGCGGCGGCGATTGAGGCGCGTGTCAGGAAAGATTCACCTGAGGATGAGGTGGGTTGGTTGGATATGGGCAAGTGGATTTATCTGGTGTTTTTGGGGATGGCGGTGCTAGGCGGAATTGTCGGGCCTTGGGTGTTGCAGCGTGGAAGTGTGGGTGTTAGTTATGTTCTGTCGTTGCTGTTGGCCGGTGCGACGGTATGGGTGATGATGATGACGGCAAAGGCAGTGATGAGTGGGCGGTTGTATCGGGCGTCGCTGTTGACGGCGTTGATATTCCCGGTGATCACGCTGCCGACGGTGTACGTGGTTATGCCGCAGGTTGAAGCGAATTTTAAACCGTCGAAGCAGATTGCGTTGGGTATTCATGAGATATTGGGTGGTGAGGATGTGCCGATCATTATGTCGGGGTATGAGGAACCTTCGCTGGTGTTTTATATACGCAGGCCTGCGGGTGAGGTGGTGAAGGAGACGGGTTCCGATACGGCGGCGATTTATGAATGGTCGCGTAAGCCGGGAACGGGGATTTTGATTGTGACTAAGAAGAATTATGATAAGACGATTGATAAGTACACGAAGTTGCCGTTGGATTTGTTGTTTGAGGATGAGACAGTGAACTATTCAGCGAATAGAAAGCCATTGGATGTTATGGTGTTTGGCCGAAACATGACGAATGCGATGTTGGGGCGTGCGGAAGCGTTTCGAGAGTCGCATGAATTGGGGGAATGA
- the ahcY gene encoding adenosylhomocysteinase translates to MTTLTTTPGLEITSVDGFEYKLKPGAGLEELEALAIWGRKELDLAEQEMPGLMSLREEFGAQKPLAGQRIMGSLHMTVQTAVLIETLKELGADIRWVSCNIFSTQDQAAAAIVAGKNGTIANPQGVPVFAWKDETLQEYWQCTERALDFGNDNGPTQIVDDGGDATLLIHKGVEFEKAGAVPSPDTTDNAEFKEVLRVLGQVLEVSPKRWHTVAEQMQGVSEETTTGVHRLYQMEEAGELLFPAINVNDSVTKSKFDNLYGCRHSLIDGLNRATDVMMSGKIAVVCGYGDVGKGCAQSLKGQGARVIITEIDPICALQAAMEGYEVVPLENTLAEADIYVTTTGNFNIITADHMSKMKDKAIVGNIGHFDNEIEMAQMDKWLEEGKVSKTNIKPQYDMWTFEDGHSVLVLAEGRLLNLGCATGHPSFVMSASFTNQSIAQIELAVNNDKYENKVYVLPKLLDEKVARLHLDKLGVKLTKLTQEQADYLNIPVDGPYKPEHYRY, encoded by the coding sequence GGACTGGAAGAGTTGGAAGCTCTTGCGATTTGGGGGCGTAAGGAATTGGATCTTGCTGAGCAAGAAATGCCAGGCTTGATGTCTTTGCGTGAAGAGTTTGGTGCGCAGAAGCCATTGGCTGGTCAGCGTATCATGGGTTCATTGCATATGACGGTTCAGACGGCTGTTTTGATTGAGACGCTGAAGGAACTGGGCGCGGATATCCGTTGGGTCTCTTGTAATATTTTCTCAACGCAAGATCAAGCGGCTGCGGCGATTGTAGCGGGTAAGAATGGCACGATTGCGAACCCGCAGGGCGTGCCTGTGTTTGCTTGGAAAGACGAAACACTTCAGGAATACTGGCAGTGTACTGAACGTGCGCTAGATTTTGGTAATGATAACGGCCCGACTCAGATCGTTGATGATGGCGGAGATGCAACGCTGCTGATTCACAAGGGTGTTGAGTTTGAAAAAGCTGGCGCGGTTCCATCACCTGATACAACAGATAATGCAGAGTTTAAGGAAGTGCTTCGCGTGTTGGGTCAGGTTCTTGAAGTTTCGCCGAAGCGTTGGCACACGGTTGCTGAGCAGATGCAGGGTGTATCTGAAGAAACAACAACAGGCGTTCATCGTCTTTACCAGATGGAAGAAGCAGGCGAACTGCTGTTCCCAGCGATCAACGTGAATGACTCAGTGACGAAGTCGAAGTTTGATAACCTTTATGGTTGTCGTCACTCACTGATCGACGGTTTGAACCGTGCGACGGACGTGATGATGTCTGGCAAGATTGCGGTGGTCTGCGGCTACGGCGATGTGGGTAAGGGTTGTGCTCAGTCATTGAAGGGGCAGGGCGCTCGCGTGATTATTACGGAGATCGATCCGATCTGTGCATTGCAGGCTGCAATGGAAGGTTATGAAGTTGTACCACTGGAAAACACGCTTGCTGAAGCGGATATCTATGTGACGACGACAGGTAACTTCAACATCATTACCGCTGATCATATGTCGAAAATGAAAGACAAAGCGATCGTCGGCAATATCGGTCACTTCGATAACGAAATCGAGATGGCGCAGATGGATAAGTGGCTTGAGGAAGGCAAGGTCAGCAAGACAAACATTAAGCCTCAGTACGATATGTGGACATTTGAAGATGGTCACAGTGTGTTGGTGTTGGCTGAAGGCCGGTTGCTTAACTTGGGTTGTGCGACGGGTCACCCATCCTTCGTGATGAGTGCATCATTCACGAACCAGTCGATCGCTCAGATTGAGTTGGCAGTGAATAATGACAAGTATGAAAACAAGGTTTATGTGTTGCCTAAACTCCTCGATGAGAAGGTTGCACGTTTGCACTTGGATAAGCTTGGCGTGAAGCTGACGAAGTTGACGCAGGAACAGGCTGATTACCTGAACATTCCGGTTGACGGGCCATATAAGCCAGAGCATTATCGATACTAA